The genomic DNA CCACGTGTCGCTGCCTCATCTTCCCACTCCTTCGAGTAGCCGTTTCCTTCAAAACGAATAGCTTTGGATTCGGCAACATACTCGCGGAGCACCTGGATAATGGCCAGCTCTTTTTTCATGCCTTTCTGCTCGATCAGCTCATCCACGGTATTGCGGAAATTGTTCAGCTGATCTGCTACGATGGTGTTGAGTACCGTCATAGGCGAAGATGAATTGGCAGAAGAACCTACGGCGCGGAACTCGAACTTATTTCCTGTAAAGGCAAACGGCGAGGTACGGTTACGGTCGGTATTATCACGCAGGATCTCGGGGATCTTATCGATACCTAACTTGAGGTACATGTTATCGCCTTTTTCCATCGGCACTTTGGCCGTACGCTCCAACTCATCCAGCACTGCGGTGAGTTGCTGGCCCACAAACACGGACATGATGGCCGGAGGCGCTTCGTTGGCACCCAGGCGATGGTCGTTGCTGGCCGAAGCAATGCTGCCACGCAGCAGGTCGGCATACGTATAAACCGCCTTGATGGTGTTGATGAAGAAGGTCAGGAACTGGAGGTTCTCTTTTGGCCGCTTGCCCGGTGCCAGCAGGTTAACACCGGTGTTGGTGCTCAGAGCCCAGTTATTGTGTTTGCCGCTGCCGTTTACGCCTTTAAAAGGCTTCTCATGCAGCAGTACTTTAAAGTTATGGCGCTCAGCCACCCGGTCCATAATATCCATCAACAGCTGGTTATGGTCTACTGCCAGGTTAGCGTCCTCAAAAGTAGGGGCACATTCAAACTGGTTTGGAGCTACTTCGTTGTGGCGGGTGCGCAACGGAATGCCCAGGCGCAGGGCTGTGTTTTCAAAATCAACCATAAAGGCGTGTACGCGGCTCGGGATGCTGCCAAAATAATGGTCTTCGAGCTGCTGGCCCTTGGCAGGCGCATGGCCAAACAAAGTACGGCCGGTCAGCACCAGGTCCGGGCGGGCATCAAACAAGGCACGATCCACCAGGAAGTATTCCTGCTCGATCCCCAGTGTGGTATTTACTTTGGTTACGTCTTTGTCGAAATACTGGCAAACCGGCACAGCGGCGTCGTTCAGCAGTTTCAGCGACTTGAGCAAAGGTGTTTTATAATCCAGCGCCTCGCCCGTGTACGACACGAAAATAGTGGGAATACAAAGCGTTTTGGTGCCGGCATTTTCGATCAGGAAAGCCGGGGAAGAAGGATCCCAGGCGCTATAACCGCGGGCTTCGAAGGTGTTACGAATGCCGCCGCTCGGGAACGAAGACGCATCCGGCTCCTGCTGCACTAGCGAGTTACCTTTAAAGCTTTCGATCGCATCGCCATCTGAGGTAAGGTCGAAGAAAGAATCATGTTTTTCGGCAGTTGAGCCGGTCAGCGGCTGGAACCAGTGCGTATAGTGGGTAGCCCCTTTGCTCATGGCCCAGGTTTTCATGGCAGATGCTACGGCATCGGCCAGGTTGCGGTCCACTTTCTCGCCACGTTCAATGGCTTTGCGCAAGCGCTTGAAATAATCAGAAGACATGGTGGCGCGCATGGCTTCGAGCCCAAACACATTCTCACCAAAAAAATCAGAAATCTTCTCTGCAGGAAGAACTACCTTCCCTGGTTTACGCTTGTTTACGAGTTCAAGCGCTTTAAAACGAAGTACAGCCATAGGTTCTGGAAACGGTTGGGTTTATTTTCACGAAAGATAAAGAGAAAATTTCACCTGCAAATCATCAGGGTGTATTTTTTAAAGGCACTTTCTGAAAATAATCTATTACCAGGAACATACCCCCATTAAAAACACCCCTACTTCTGCATGAATGATGTAGCTTCTGGAAAACACCCCTCATTTAATAAAGGCCTTTTCTAAATAGTATGAAATTGCCTCTTCCCTGCTTTAGTAGGCAGGACCTACCTTATGCATTATATTTGTGTTGTGAAACGACGCATCTATTTTCAACCGCTATACTTCCTGTTCTGGCTGCTATACTTTATGATGGCCCGGGCGGCTTTCCTGCTCTTCCACCTCGACCGCACCCGGCAGCTGAGCTTTGGGGATATTGCTAAGACTTTCTTTTATGGCCTGCGCCTGGATATGTCATTTACAGCTTACCTGTGTGCCCTGCCTTTTCTGATACTGCTGGTACAGGCCGTGTGGCCCCGGCTTCAGGTGGGGGTATTTCTCCGTATCTATACCATCTTGCTTCTGGTGGTGCTCTCGCTGCTGCTAACCGCGGACCTGGAGCTTTATACCTTCTGGGGATTCCGGCTGGATGCCACACCCCTGCAATACCTTAACACGCCCGGCGAAATGATGGCTTCTGCCGCCGCAGCCCCGGTCTTGTTGCTCACACTTATTGCCTTTATACTTAGCGCTAGCTTTGTGCTGCTCTATACTTTATACATCGATCTGAAGCATTTTCAAAAGCTGGCCGTAAAATGTGCGTTGGCTGCTGCAAGCGTGGGGTTCCTGGTGCTGCTGGTGCTGCCCATGCGCGGAGGCTGGCAACAGATTCCCATCAACCAGAGTGCGGCCTATTTTTCGGAGAAGCCTTTTGCCAACCATGCCGGCTTGAACATGCCCTGGAATTTGATGCATGCGCTGCTTCGCTACAACAAAACAAGTAAAAACCCTTACCACTTTATGGCAGACACGGCCGCGGCCCATAGAGTGGCTGCGCTCTACGCTCCTGCTTCGGATTCAACAGTTCACTATGTGACGCAGCCAAAGCCCAATGTACTATTCATTATACTTGAGAGCTACACGGCTAAATTTATAGCGAGCCTGGGCGGCGAAAAAGGCGTTACCCCGAACCTGGACAGTCTGGCAGCAGAAGGCATCAACTTTACCAATATGTACGCCAGCGGCGACCGCAGCGAAAAAGGGATGGTGGCGCTGCTGAGCGGCTACCCGGTGCAAACCATCACTTCCATCATCAAGTTTCCGCAGAAAACAGCCAAACTCCCCCAACTCAGCAGTGTATTTGCCGGGCAGGGCTATCGTACCAGCTATTATTATGGCGGCGAGCTGGAATTTGCTAACATCAAATCCTATCTGCTTAACGGCGG from Pontibacter liquoris includes the following:
- a CDS encoding glutamine synthetase III family protein, producing the protein MAVLRFKALELVNKRKPGKVVLPAEKISDFFGENVFGLEAMRATMSSDYFKRLRKAIERGEKVDRNLADAVASAMKTWAMSKGATHYTHWFQPLTGSTAEKHDSFFDLTSDGDAIESFKGNSLVQQEPDASSFPSGGIRNTFEARGYSAWDPSSPAFLIENAGTKTLCIPTIFVSYTGEALDYKTPLLKSLKLLNDAAVPVCQYFDKDVTKVNTTLGIEQEYFLVDRALFDARPDLVLTGRTLFGHAPAKGQQLEDHYFGSIPSRVHAFMVDFENTALRLGIPLRTRHNEVAPNQFECAPTFEDANLAVDHNQLLMDIMDRVAERHNFKVLLHEKPFKGVNGSGKHNNWALSTNTGVNLLAPGKRPKENLQFLTFFINTIKAVYTYADLLRGSIASASNDHRLGANEAPPAIMSVFVGQQLTAVLDELERTAKVPMEKGDNMYLKLGIDKIPEILRDNTDRNRTSPFAFTGNKFEFRAVGSSANSSSPMTVLNTIVADQLNNFRNTVDELIEQKGMKKELAIIQVLREYVAESKAIRFEGNGYSKEWEDEAATRGLSNIKATPLALDVYEHEAVKELFIRHGIFTEVELCARHEILLEDYIKKIQIESRIMGDLAMNHVVPTAIAYQNKLIQNFRGLKELGLEDEYTQSTIEGIKKMSRHISTIQKSVDQMIEARKVANKVEDARERAILYNEKVLSFFDTIRYSVDKLELMVNDEDWPLIKYRELLFRK
- a CDS encoding LTA synthase family protein, with product MKRRIYFQPLYFLFWLLYFMMARAAFLLFHLDRTRQLSFGDIAKTFFYGLRLDMSFTAYLCALPFLILLVQAVWPRLQVGVFLRIYTILLLVVLSLLLTADLELYTFWGFRLDATPLQYLNTPGEMMASAAAAPVLLLTLIAFILSASFVLLYTLYIDLKHFQKLAVKCALAAASVGFLVLLVLPMRGGWQQIPINQSAAYFSEKPFANHAGLNMPWNLMHALLRYNKTSKNPYHFMADTAAAHRVAALYAPASDSTVHYVTQPKPNVLFIILESYTAKFIASLGGEKGVTPNLDSLAAEGINFTNMYASGDRSEKGMVALLSGYPVQTITSIIKFPQKTAKLPQLSSVFAGQGYRTSYYYGGELEFANIKSYLLNGGYHRLIDKYDFPSESYNSKWGAHDHILFERVLHDLNQEKQPFFSTVYTLSSHEPYEIPIPAKFPGTDNEAKFRNSVYYTDWALGRFIAQAKKQPWWQHTLVVLVADHGHPLPGNDPNHAPSKFHIPFILTGGALETSGKQIATIGDQTDIATTLLAQLGLPHAQFTWGHNLLAPARHPFAFYVFNDGFGFITPQGKVAFDNVAGQPILREGTVTDEQLENGKALMQYSYSDFIKK